Proteins encoded together in one Deinococcus irradiatisoli window:
- a CDS encoding single-stranded-DNA-specific exonuclease RecJ gives MAEFEVSPMLAQVLGSRGLHRPHLTPALALTPNSGLMEAARRVAAAIKAGKRLRIHGDYDADGVSATATLVWGLRDLGANVHGFIPHRLNEGYGIHPDRVEDHAGAADLLITVDCGVTNLAEVRRLLELGVEVIVTDHHSPGPDFPACLVVHPKLTQDYDPALHNLTGAGVAYHLLWAVHQELGLPAPTHLTPLATLGTVADVAPLVGENRALVMAGLAQFERTELPGVRALMNGARSVSARDVAFILAPRINAAGRMGEADVALELLTTTVKPDAEKIATYLEIKNGERRVLQDKMFKEALSLTDPDDPALVITKDDWHPGVMGIVASKLLDLHHKPVFIVAQGKGSVRSTPGISAVEGLRYSADLLDRFGGHPGAAGFAMPTQNFAALRRRIHDYARQFPRPLPLVYLDAPLPAQCADLDLTAEIERFEPFGEGHRPPLWHLRGPLEAAKLIGKNRDTLSFTALGVRGIKYGEARTRSGAHDFALHLRRNAWNGREKAEFFGEALRPPQALSLAGDAGNGPVLERLDPKTAMGHLRTGAAAYATAEVAEYLQGNIPGLSLLGPGDDLGGEVVLYGLPPEDSLRRWLKQGRVAFAWGPKTLGELEGHSLGRRSVLSGLDYAQAGVREQAADTYRRFQWSHLYRMLDDEGFTRAVQAMLGLQAGESAATVSGEKASAAD, from the coding sequence ATGGCTGAATTCGAAGTCTCGCCGATGCTGGCCCAGGTGCTGGGCTCGCGCGGCCTGCACCGCCCCCACCTCACGCCTGCGCTGGCGCTGACCCCCAATTCCGGCTTGATGGAGGCGGCCCGGCGTGTGGCGGCAGCCATCAAAGCCGGCAAGCGCCTGCGCATTCACGGCGATTACGACGCCGACGGGGTGAGCGCCACCGCCACGCTGGTGTGGGGCCTGCGCGATCTGGGCGCCAACGTCCACGGCTTTATTCCGCACCGGCTGAACGAGGGTTACGGCATTCACCCCGACCGGGTCGAGGACCACGCCGGGGCCGCCGACCTGCTCATCACGGTGGACTGCGGCGTGACCAACCTGGCCGAGGTGCGCCGGCTGCTCGAACTGGGCGTGGAAGTCATCGTCACCGACCACCACTCGCCGGGGCCGGACTTTCCCGCCTGCCTGGTGGTGCACCCCAAACTCACCCAGGATTACGATCCGGCGCTGCACAACCTGACCGGCGCGGGCGTGGCCTACCACCTGCTGTGGGCGGTGCACCAGGAACTCGGTTTGCCGGCGCCCACCCACCTGACGCCGCTGGCGACGCTCGGGACGGTGGCTGACGTGGCCCCGCTGGTGGGCGAGAACCGGGCGCTGGTGATGGCGGGGCTGGCGCAGTTTGAACGCACCGAGCTGCCGGGCGTGCGCGCCCTGATGAACGGCGCCAGGAGCGTCAGCGCCCGCGACGTGGCCTTTATTCTGGCGCCGCGCATCAACGCGGCCGGGCGCATGGGCGAGGCCGACGTGGCGCTCGAACTGCTGACCACCACCGTCAAGCCCGACGCCGAGAAGATCGCCACCTACCTGGAAATCAAGAACGGCGAGCGCCGCGTGCTGCAGGACAAGATGTTCAAGGAAGCGCTCAGCCTCACCGACCCCGACGACCCGGCCCTGGTGATCACCAAGGACGACTGGCACCCCGGGGTGATGGGCATCGTGGCGAGCAAGCTGCTCGATCTGCACCACAAGCCGGTGTTCATCGTGGCGCAGGGCAAGGGCTCGGTGCGCAGCACGCCGGGCATCTCGGCGGTGGAGGGCCTGCGCTACTCGGCCGATCTGCTCGACCGTTTCGGCGGCCACCCCGGCGCGGCGGGCTTTGCCATGCCGACGCAGAATTTCGCCGCGCTGCGCCGGCGCATCCACGACTACGCCCGGCAGTTTCCGCGCCCGCTGCCGCTGGTCTACCTCGACGCGCCGCTGCCGGCCCAGTGCGCCGACCTTGATCTCACCGCCGAGATTGAGCGCTTCGAGCCGTTCGGCGAAGGCCACCGCCCGCCGCTGTGGCATCTGCGCGGCCCGCTGGAAGCGGCCAAGCTGATCGGCAAGAACCGCGACACCCTGAGTTTCACGGCACTGGGCGTGCGCGGCATCAAGTACGGCGAGGCGCGCACCCGTTCCGGCGCGCACGATTTCGCCCTGCACCTGCGCCGCAACGCCTGGAACGGGCGCGAGAAGGCCGAGTTCTTCGGTGAGGCGCTGCGCCCGCCGCAGGCGCTCTCGCTGGCCGGCGACGCCGGGAACGGCCCGGTACTGGAACGGCTCGACCCGAAAACGGCGATGGGCCACCTCAGAACCGGCGCGGCGGCCTACGCCACCGCCGAGGTGGCCGAGTACCTGCAGGGCAACATCCCCGGCCTGAGCCTGCTGGGTCCCGGCGACGACCTCGGCGGCGAGGTGGTGCTCTACGGCCTGCCGCCTGAAGACAGCCTGCGGCGCTGGCTGAAGCAGGGACGGGTGGCCTTCGCCTGGGGACCGAAGACCCTCGGCGAACTTGAAGGGCACAGTCTGGGCCGGCGCAGCGTGCTGAGCGGTCTGGACTACGCGCAGGCCGGGGTGCGTGAGCAGGCCGCCGACACTTACCGCCGCTTTCAGTGGTCACACCTGTACCGCATGCTGGACGACGAGGGCTTTACCCGGGCGGTGCAGGCCATGCTGGGTCTACAGGCAGGGGAGAGCGCCGCCACGGTTTCCGGCGAAAAAGCCTCGGCCGCCGACTGA
- the lon gene encoding endopeptidase La, whose translation MPIDKSSPEVPNIPFNIPVCPVRGSVIYPTMVQHIDASRAISIAAIDAATAEDKVILIVSQRDKDVDEPTGEDLYDVGTACSVLRVRKNPDGTVQMLVTALARVRVARYTQTDYLRADVQVMPVKAGKSVELQALSRELSEKFESVIQGGKGLTPDAVQAIQAKEDPGELADFIAFHLDFRLEDKQAVLEEATLTGRLKKVLTLLDAEQEVMAVQQKIRAQVKEEIDRNQREYYLREQMKVIQKELHGGEDGETDETEELRAKIEALGLSGDVKKEIDRELNRLSRMHPDSAEASVIRTYLTWVTELPWNVRSDDQLDVNEAARILDEDHYGLEKVKDRVLEYLAVRQLRKARAERGEIDAADVNKGPILVFTGPPGVGKTSIAQSIAKALGRKYVRIALGGARDESDIRGHRRTYIGAMPGRLIQGLRTAGTKNPVVLLDEVDKLGSSHQGDPSSALLEVLDPAQNFNFTDHYLGVPFDLSEVMFIATANYPEQIPPALMDRMEVIDFSSYIEQEKLEIAKRYLLPRQLNQNGLKGNQIQITDAALERLISNYTREAGVRNLEREIGTVARKVARRLAGGDAKRVKVTDKELDRYLGQSRYTPETEAREDTVGLATGMFYTPVGGDILFIETSVSPGKGLLLTGQIGDVMKESARAALTYIKTNAERFHIDKDKIDNSEIHVHFPAGAIPKEGPSAGGAIATSLISALSGIPARHDVAMTGEITLTGRYLPIGGLKEKVLGARRAGIKHIIMPKSNEPDLRDIPLHLRSSMAFHPAENLDQVLDVSIVGGLAALERGAGTPASGGEGGEGGPVKRAPRRKRNVGDAPASA comes from the coding sequence ATGCCGATCGACAAAAGCTCTCCCGAAGTGCCGAACATTCCTTTCAACATCCCCGTCTGCCCGGTGCGCGGCAGCGTGATCTACCCGACGATGGTGCAGCATATCGATGCCAGCCGCGCCATCAGCATCGCCGCCATCGACGCGGCCACCGCCGAAGACAAAGTCATCCTGATCGTCTCGCAGCGCGACAAGGACGTCGACGAGCCGACCGGTGAGGACCTCTACGATGTGGGCACCGCCTGCAGCGTGCTGCGCGTTCGCAAGAACCCCGACGGCACCGTGCAGATGCTGGTCACCGCCCTGGCCCGCGTGCGGGTGGCGCGTTACACCCAGACCGACTACCTGCGCGCCGACGTGCAGGTGATGCCGGTCAAGGCCGGCAAGTCGGTGGAGTTGCAGGCCCTGTCGCGCGAACTCAGCGAGAAGTTCGAGAGCGTCATCCAGGGCGGCAAGGGCCTGACCCCCGACGCTGTGCAGGCGATTCAGGCCAAGGAAGACCCCGGCGAACTCGCCGACTTCATCGCCTTCCACCTCGATTTCCGCCTGGAAGACAAGCAGGCGGTGCTGGAAGAAGCGACCCTCACCGGCCGCCTCAAGAAAGTGCTGACCCTGCTCGACGCCGAGCAGGAAGTCATGGCCGTGCAGCAGAAGATCCGCGCCCAGGTCAAGGAAGAAATCGACCGCAACCAGCGCGAGTATTACCTGCGCGAGCAGATGAAGGTCATCCAGAAGGAACTGCACGGCGGCGAGGACGGCGAGACCGACGAAACCGAGGAACTGCGCGCCAAGATCGAGGCGCTGGGCCTGAGCGGCGACGTCAAGAAGGAAATCGACCGCGAACTCAACCGCCTCTCCCGGATGCACCCGGACTCGGCTGAGGCCAGCGTGATCCGCACCTACCTGACCTGGGTCACCGAACTGCCCTGGAACGTCCGCAGCGACGACCAGCTCGACGTGAACGAGGCCGCCCGCATTCTCGACGAGGACCACTACGGCCTTGAGAAGGTCAAGGACCGGGTGCTGGAATACCTGGCGGTGCGCCAGCTGCGTAAGGCCCGCGCCGAGCGCGGCGAGATCGACGCCGCCGACGTGAACAAAGGCCCGATCCTGGTGTTCACCGGCCCTCCTGGCGTGGGCAAGACCTCCATCGCCCAGAGCATCGCCAAGGCGCTGGGACGCAAGTACGTGCGCATCGCCCTGGGCGGCGCCCGTGACGAGTCCGACATTCGCGGCCACCGCCGCACCTACATCGGCGCCATGCCGGGCCGCCTGATCCAGGGCCTGCGCACTGCCGGCACCAAGAACCCGGTGGTATTGCTCGACGAGGTCGACAAGCTCGGCAGCAGCCACCAGGGCGATCCGTCCAGTGCACTGCTGGAAGTGCTTGACCCGGCCCAGAACTTCAACTTCACCGACCACTACCTGGGCGTGCCGTTCGACCTCAGTGAAGTCATGTTCATCGCCACCGCCAACTACCCCGAGCAGATTCCGCCGGCGTTGATGGACCGCATGGAAGTCATCGACTTCTCCAGCTACATCGAGCAGGAAAAGCTGGAAATCGCCAAGCGTTACCTGCTGCCGCGCCAGCTCAACCAGAACGGGCTCAAGGGCAACCAGATCCAGATCACCGACGCGGCCCTGGAGAGGTTGATCTCCAACTACACCCGTGAAGCGGGCGTGCGCAACCTGGAGCGCGAGATCGGCACGGTGGCCCGCAAGGTGGCCCGCCGGCTCGCGGGCGGCGACGCCAAGCGCGTGAAGGTCACCGACAAGGAACTCGACCGCTACCTCGGCCAGAGCCGCTACACCCCCGAGACCGAAGCGCGTGAAGACACCGTGGGATTGGCGACCGGCATGTTCTACACCCCGGTGGGCGGCGACATCCTATTCATCGAAACCTCGGTCAGCCCCGGCAAGGGCCTGCTGCTCACTGGGCAGATCGGCGACGTGATGAAGGAATCGGCCCGCGCGGCCCTGACCTACATCAAGACCAATGCCGAGCGGTTTCATATCGACAAGGACAAGATTGACAACTCGGAAATCCACGTCCACTTCCCGGCCGGCGCGATTCCCAAGGAAGGTCCCAGTGCGGGCGGCGCGATTGCCACCAGCCTGATCAGCGCCCTATCGGGCATTCCGGCCCGCCACGACGTGGCGATGACTGGCGAGATCACCCTCACCGGGCGTTACTTGCCGATCGGCGGCCTCAAGGAGAAGGTGCTGGGCGCCCGCCGGGCCGGAATCAAGCACATCATCATGCCCAAGTCCAATGAGCCGGACCTGCGTGACATCCCGCTGCACCTGCGCTCCTCGATGGCTTTCCACCCGGCCGAGAACCTCGATCAGGTGCTCGACGTCTCGATCGTGGGCGGTCTGGCAGCGCTGGAACGTGGCGCCGGTACGCCGGCCAGCGGCGGCGAGGGCGGCGAAGGCGGCCCGGTCAAGCGCGCGCCGCGCCGCAAGCGCAACGTCGGCGACGCTCCAGCCTCGGCCTGA
- a CDS encoding acyl-CoA thioesterase — protein sequence MSRDDLPASLPGQPQSGARMLELVFPKDTNYHGTAFGGFVLSLMDKAASVAAVRHSKHHVVTARMDAVDFHLPVRVGDALALEARVIRVGRTSMTVRVDVYRENLTSGEQQLATNGTFVFVAVDLDGRPVPVPPLERGETPN from the coding sequence ATGAGCCGTGACGACCTGCCCGCTTCCCTGCCCGGCCAGCCGCAAAGCGGCGCCCGCATGCTCGAACTGGTGTTTCCCAAAGACACCAACTACCACGGCACGGCCTTCGGCGGCTTCGTGCTCTCGCTGATGGACAAGGCCGCCTCGGTGGCGGCGGTGCGCCACTCCAAGCACCACGTGGTGACCGCCCGCATGGATGCGGTGGATTTTCACCTGCCGGTGCGGGTCGGCGACGCGCTGGCCCTGGAAGCGCGGGTGATCCGGGTGGGCCGCACCTCGATGACCGTCCGGGTGGACGTTTACCGCGAGAACCTCACCAGCGGCGAGCAGCAACTCGCCACCAACGGCACCTTCGTGTTCGTGGCGGTGGACCTCGACGGGCGCCCGGTGCCGGTGCCGCCGCTGGAGCGCGGCGAGACCCCGAACTGA
- a CDS encoding AfsR/SARP family transcriptional regulator: MHDMQLRVMGTPSVRVEGREAPFRTRRALALVLYLALEGPQPHDALLELLWPEAPRRGSLRTAALHVRGALGAQAWRLSTHWCGLSLDMAGVQLDALTVDTLDAEQALAWGQQPFLAGLALRSSPAWDDYLLMRGEALRFQHDRRLSQLAEAALQAGDFDLASALARRRCDLDPLSEDACRQWTSVLSRAGLRRRAESVQAAFLRRCEQEYGALPAFPAWPRAPRRAGWPSGRA, encoded by the coding sequence ATGCATGACATGCAGCTCAGGGTGATGGGCACGCCTTCGGTGCGTGTGGAGGGCCGGGAAGCGCCGTTCAGAACCCGCCGGGCACTGGCGCTGGTGCTGTACCTGGCCCTGGAAGGGCCGCAGCCGCACGACGCCCTGCTCGAACTGCTCTGGCCCGAGGCGCCGCGCCGGGGCTCGCTGCGCACGGCGGCGCTGCATGTGCGCGGCGCCCTGGGCGCGCAGGCCTGGCGGCTGAGCACCCACTGGTGCGGCCTGTCGCTGGACATGGCGGGCGTGCAACTCGACGCGTTAACCGTGGACACGCTGGACGCCGAACAGGCCCTGGCCTGGGGCCAGCAGCCGTTTCTGGCGGGCCTGGCCCTGAGGAGCAGCCCGGCCTGGGACGATTACCTGCTGATGCGCGGCGAAGCGCTGCGCTTCCAGCACGACCGGCGGCTGTCCCAGCTGGCCGAGGCGGCGCTGCAGGCCGGCGACTTCGATCTGGCGAGCGCCCTGGCCCGGCGACGCTGCGACCTCGATCCGCTGTCCGAGGACGCCTGCCGCCAGTGGACCTCGGTGCTCAGCCGCGCTGGGCTGCGGCGGCGCGCCGAGTCGGTGCAGGCGGCGTTCTTGCGGCGCTGTGAGCAGGAGTACGGCGCGCTGCCGGCGTTTCCGGCGTGGCCCAGAGCGCCGCGCCGCGCCGGGTGGCCTTCCGGCCGGGCCTGA
- a CDS encoding histidinol-phosphatase HisJ family protein translates to MTPPLPPHLFDSHLHTPLCNHAAGHPREYAQAALDLGLGGVCFTDHIPMPEWFDAPWRMKRGQLGEYVQMVQDTRREFEGRLSVRLGLEADFHPGTEAYVREVLDEYPWDYVIGSVHYLGAWGFDNPEFKDEYRRRDLAALYRDYYALVEAAARSELFDSIGHLDLPKKFGDLDPDGMAALHALDVIALHHLSLDFNTAGWRKPVAEAYPAPDLVRAAAARGITFVLGSDAHAPGEVGWRFAEAVKGIHDVGGAVVTYAGRERVSAS, encoded by the coding sequence ATGACGCCGCCCCTGCCGCCGCACCTGTTCGATTCGCACCTGCATACGCCGCTGTGCAACCACGCGGCAGGGCACCCCCGCGAGTACGCCCAGGCAGCGCTGGACCTGGGCCTGGGCGGGGTGTGCTTCACCGACCACATTCCGATGCCCGAGTGGTTCGACGCGCCCTGGCGCATGAAACGTGGGCAGCTCGGCGAGTACGTGCAGATGGTGCAGGACACACGTAGGGAATTCGAAGGCCGCCTGAGCGTGCGCCTGGGCCTGGAAGCCGACTTTCACCCCGGCACCGAGGCGTACGTGCGCGAGGTGCTGGACGAGTACCCCTGGGACTACGTGATCGGCAGCGTGCATTACCTGGGCGCCTGGGGCTTCGACAACCCCGAGTTCAAGGACGAGTACCGGCGGCGCGACCTCGCCGCGCTTTACCGCGATTACTACGCCCTGGTGGAAGCGGCGGCCCGCAGCGAACTGTTCGACAGCATCGGCCACCTCGATCTGCCCAAGAAGTTCGGCGACCTCGACCCCGACGGCATGGCCGCCCTGCACGCCCTGGACGTGATCGCCCTGCACCACCTCAGCCTGGATTTCAACACTGCCGGCTGGCGCAAGCCGGTGGCCGAGGCGTATCCGGCCCCGGACCTGGTGCGGGCGGCGGCGGCGCGCGGCATCACCTTCGTGCTGGGCAGCGACGCCCACGCGCCGGGGGAAGTCGGCTGGCGCTTTGCCGAGGCCGTCAAGGGAATTCACGATGTGGGCGGCGCGGTGGTCACCTACGCCGGGCGAGAGCGCGTCAGCGCCAGCTGA